The proteins below are encoded in one region of Gallus gallus isolate bGalGal1 chromosome 12, bGalGal1.mat.broiler.GRCg7b, whole genome shotgun sequence:
- the BTG1L gene encoding protein BTG1, whose protein sequence is MRTEISTAAAFVTRLLRAAGGIGEEQLRCFRECLQEALREHYKHHWFPTAPTKGSGYRCIRINHQMDPLIGKAAAMIGLSHERLFQLLPSELTLWVDPFEVSYRIGEDGSICVLYESPQPGAKASKALESRSSCKEKWRTGRSSPSESYNMMTVSS, encoded by the exons ATGAGAACCGAGATCTCCACGGCTGCGGCGTTCGTCACCCGCCTCCTGCGGGCCGCCGGCGGTATCGGCGAGGAGCAGCTGCGGTGCTTCCGGGAGTGCCTGCAGGAGGCGCTGCGCG AGCACTACAAGCACCACTGGTTCCCCACGGCGCCGACCAAGGGCTCCGGGTACCGGTGCATTAGGATCAACCATCAGATGGACCCGCTGATAGGCAAGGCGGCGGCGATGATCGGACTGAGCCACGAGAGACTCTTCCAGCTCTTGCCCAGCGAACTGACTCTTTGGGTCGACCCTTTCGAGGTGTCCTATCGGATAGGCGAGGACGGCTCTATCTGCGTCCTCTATGAAAGCCCGCAGCCCGGGGCGAAGGCGAGCAAAGCCCTggagagcaggagcagctgtaAGGAGAAGTGGAGAACTGGCCGGTCCAGCCCGTCCGAGAGTTACAACATGATGACAGTTTCTAGTTAG
- the LOC121106647 gene encoding anther-specific protein SF18-like, which produces MAASRSNASQRRGPPRAPLRPPSPISIGRGGRGAGRTGGRARPLGGRGDGPCLFCWLRGGARPPIGRSGKGGSGRGAPPRGTGGSGPPRPAGSISCRAPVVLRNHSTNKIRKSPAISSQTRCSGAKMQNS; this is translated from the coding sequence ATGGCGGCGTCGCGCAGCAACGCGTCACAACGACgcggcccgccccgcgcccccctgCGGCCGCCGAGCCCGATCTCCATTGGCCGCggtgggcgcggggcggggcgtaCGGGAGGCCGCGCGCGGCCATTGGGCGGCCGCGGAGACGGGCcgtgtttgttttgctggctGAGGGGCGGAGCCCGGCCGCCCATTGGTCGGAGCGGGAAGGGCGGGAGCGGGCGAGGCGCGCCGCCGCGTGGAACTGGCGGCTccggccccccccgccccgccggcaGCATCTCGTGTCGGGCTCCTGTCGTTCTTAGGAATCACAGCACGAACAAGATCCGTAAATCTCCAGCCATCTCTTCTCAGACGCGCTGCTCCGGGGCCAAGATGCAGAACAGTTGA